The genomic interval GACGGCTTCGGCCGTTTCGGACCGAATCGTCACCGGCGCACGCTGATAATCGAAGTAGACGAGCCGCGGCAATTCCAGTTGCGTGCTGTTGTCGTCCGGAAAATGCACCATGCGCTTGGCCGCGAGCGCGTAGCGACGCGTTCCGTCGGGATTCATCTTCACCGCCGAAAACCCCTCGACGATGAAGTCCGGATCGTGCCGGGTACTGCCGTCAGCGCGATGCGCCGCCGGCTGGACCTTCCGATCCAGCCAGAAGCTCATCGTCGCCAGCAGTGCCAGCAGGACTAGCGGCGACCAGGTGATGAGTCGATCGTTCACGCCAGGTAGGTCCGTAACTGGTTTTCCAGCGTTCCGCGCGCCCGCAGCAGAAATTCGCAGGCTTCGCGCGCCGCGCCCCGCCCCCCCGCGGTGCGGGTGACGTGGTGCACGTTACTGCGCACGACTTCGGGCGCATTCGGCACGCTGAAGGCGAGTCCGCAGCGACGCAGCACCGGCAGGTCCGGTAGGTCATCGCCCATGAAGGACGTTTCTTCTTCGGCGAGATCGAGTTTGCGCAGCAAGCGCCGGTAGGACTCCAGCTTGTCGTCGACGCCCTGCAGAAGATG from Betaproteobacteria bacterium carries:
- a CDS encoding HAD family hydrolase; protein product: MNKRMIVRAHRIRLAIFDVDGVLTDGTIYLSERGEEMKAFNVLDGLGLKMLSASGIVTALLSGRKSKVVALRAKEIGISHLLQGVDDKLESYRRLLRKLDLAEEETSFMGDDLPDLPVLRRCGLAFSVPNAPEVVRSNVHHVTRTAGGRGAAREACEFLLRARGTLENQLRTYLA
- the lptC gene encoding LPS export ABC transporter periplasmic protein LptC, with translation MNDRLITWSPLVLLALLATMSFWLDRKVQPAAHRADGSTRHDPDFIVEGFSAVKMNPDGTRRYALAAKRMVHFPDDNSTQLELPRLVYFDYQRAPVTIRSETAEAVQGGDDVFFRGDVQIIRSAYASNAELGVFTSFLHVIPDKDLAKTDKPVRMVEGNSTASSVGLEFNNVTREIKLLSEVKASYAIPKRSVQKQQRSSRQ